CGCGATGTAGCCCCAGACGTCGCGGCAGAAGTCGATCAGTACGACATTGAGCCGAACGAGCGCGTGGAAGAGCTCGGCCATGTAGTCGTGCGGCTCGATCTGAGTCGTGTAGGGGCTCCAATCGAGGCCGAGCGAGGCGACGAAGTCGGCGGTGACGGCCGGCCAGTCAATGTCCGGATAGGCGGCGAGGTGGGCGTTGTAGTTGCCGACCGCGCCGTTCAGCTTGCCGCGCAGCGCGACCGCGGCGACCTGGGTGCGTTGGCCGTGGAGGCGATGCACGGTGTTGGCCATCTCCTTGCCGAGCGTCGTTGGCGAGGCCGGCTGGCCGTGGGTGCGGGCGAGCATCGGCAGGTCCGCGTAGCGGTGGGCCAGGTCGCGCACCGCCTGGACAACGGCGTCGATCTGCGGCAGCAGGACCTGGCCGCGGCCCTCGCGGATCATCAGCGCGTGGCAGAGGTTGTTGATGTCCTCCGAGGTGCAGGCGAAGTGGAAGAACTCGGCGACGGCCGTCAGTTCGGCGTTGCCGGCGATCCGTTCCTTCAGGAAGTACTCGACGGCCTTGACGTCGTGGTTCGTGGTCCGCTCGATCGCCTTGACGCGTTGGGCGTCGGCGACATCGAAGCCCTCGACCAGGTCGTCGAGGATCCGGTTGGCGTGTGCTGAGAAGGCCGGCACCTCGGTGATCTCCGGATTGGCGGCCAGGGCCTGCAGCCAGCGCACCTCGACCAGTACGCGATGGCGGATCAGGCCATACTCGCTGAAGATGGCCCGCAGGTCGCCGGTCTTGCTGCCGTAACGGCCGTCGACCGGCGAGACGGCGGTCAGCTCGGAAAGCTCCATGTTTTCGATCGTCTCCTGTCGTGACGTGATCTATGAGATTCGCGAAGCACCTTCGCTCCCTTGCCCTCCGGGAGAGAGCTGGGGTAGGGAGAGCGCGGCGCTGATCAGATGAGGTTGTTTGCGTCGTTCGTCAGGCCGCAAGCTTGCGCAGCACGAAGTGCAGGATGCCGCCGTGGCGGAAATAGTCGACCTCGTTTGGCGTGTCGATGCGGACCTTGGCGCGGAAGGTCTTGACGGCGCCGTCGCCCGCCTGGGCGCGGACCTCGACGGCTTTGGCCCGGCCGTCGTCGAGGCCGACGATGTCGAAGACCTCCTCGCCGGTCAGCCCGAGGCCCTCGGCCGTCTCGCCGGGCAGGAACTGGAGCGGCAGGACCCCCATGCAGACCAGGTTGGTGCGGTGGATGCGCTCGTAGCTCTCGGCGATGACGGCGCGCACGCCGAGGAGCCGCGGGCCCTTCGCCGCCCAGTCGCGCGACGAGCCGGAGCCGTACTCCTTGCCGGCGATGACGATGGCCGGGACGCCCTCGGCCTGGTAGCGCATCGCCGCGTCGAAGATGCTCATCTGCTCGTCCGAGGGTAGGTGGCGCGTGATGCCGCCCTCGGTGCCCGGGGCCATCAGGTTGCGCAGGCGGATGTTGGCGAAGGTGCCGCGCATCATCACCTCGTGGTTGCCGCGCCGCGAGCCGAGGCTGTTGAAGTCCTTCTGCGCCACGCCGTGCTCGATCAGGTACTGACCGGCCGGGGTCGTCGCCTTGATGGCGCCGGCCGGCGAGATGTGGTCGGTCGTGATGGAGTCGCCGAGGCGGGCCAGACAGCGAGCCCCGGCGATGTCGGCGATAGTGCCGACATCGAGGGTCATGCCGTCGAAGTAGGGTGGCTTGCGGATGTAGGTCGACTCGGGCCAATCGTAGGTTCGGCTGTGGGGGGCGTCGAGGGCCTGCCAGCGCTCGTCGCCGGCGAAGACGTCGGCGTAGGTCTCGGTGAACTCGGCGGCGGTGACGTTCTCGGCGATCGCCCGGTTGACCTCGTCCTCGCTCGGCCAGAGGTCGCGCAGGTACACCGGCTCGCCCTTGGCGTCGGTCGTCAGCGGGTCCTCGTAGGGATCGATGTCGATCCGTCCGGCGAGCGCGTAGGCGACGACCAGCGGCGGGCTGGCCAGGTAGTTCATCCGCACCTCGGCGTGGACGCGGCCCTCGAAGTTGCGGTTGCCCGAGAGGATCGAGACCGCGCAGAGGTCCTTCTCGGCGATGGCCTGCGAGACCGGCTCGGGCAGCGGCCCGCTGTTGCCGATGCAGACGGTGCAGCCGTAGCCGACGTTGTGGAAGCCGAGCTGCTTGAGCGGCTCGATCAGGCCGGCGCGCTCCAGGTAGCGGGTCACCGCCATCGAGCCCGGGCCGAGCGAGGTCTTGACCCAGGGCGCCGAGCGCAGGCCGCGGGCGGTGGCCTTCTTCGCCAGCAGGCCGGCAGCGATCATGACACTCGGGTTCGAGGTGTTGGTGCAGGAGGTGATCGCGGCGATCACGATCGAGCCGTCGCCGATCTCGACCTCGCGGCCGTCGATGATCGCCTTGGCCGGCCCTCCGTCGGGGATGTTGCGCTCCCGCTTCAGCGCCGCGAGGGCCCGCGGGAAGTGTTCGGCCATCTCAGTCAGCGGCACGCGATCCTGGGGCCGCTTCGGCCCGGCGAGCGAGGGCACCACCTCGCCGAGGTCGAGTTCCAGCGTCTCGGAGTAGTCGGCCTCGGCCGCGTCGGCGGTGTGGAAGACGCCCTGGGCCTTGGCGTAGGCCTCGACGAGGGCGATCTGCTCCTCGGGCCGGCCGGTCAGGCGCAGGTAGTCGAGCGTCATCTGGTCGATCGGGAACAGGCCGCAGGTGGCGCCGTACTCCGGGCCCATGTTGGCGATGGTCGCCCGCTCGCCCATCGGCAGGGCGCCGATCGCCGGGCCGTAGAACTCGACGAACTTGCCGACGACGCCGTGCCGGCGCAGCCGCTCGACGATCGTCAGGACCAGGTCGGTCGCCGTGACGCCGGGCGCGAGCTTGCCGGTCAGGCGGAAGCCGACGACCTGGGGCACCAGCATCGACACCGGTTGGCCGAGCATCGAGGCCTCGGCCTCGATGCCGCCGACGCCCCAGCCGAGGACGCCGATGCC
This portion of the Thioflavicoccus mobilis 8321 genome encodes:
- the acnA gene encoding aconitate hydratase AcnA — protein: MPNSFEAKSSLSVAGSEFEIYRLDAVPGSARLPYSLKILLENLLRYEDGATVTRDDIAALAAWDPAAEPCREIQFRPARVLMQDFTGVPAVVDLAAMRDAMHDLGGDPARINPLQPVELVIDHSVQVDYFGSDIAFAKNAEVEFARNQERYKFLKWGQNALEGFKVVPPDTGIVHQVNVEYLARVVFPKPLDGVTQAYFDTCVGTDSHTTMVNGIGVLGWGVGGIEAEASMLGQPVSMLVPQVVGFRLTGKLAPGVTATDLVLTIVERLRRHGVVGKFVEFYGPAIGALPMGERATIANMGPEYGATCGLFPIDQMTLDYLRLTGRPEEQIALVEAYAKAQGVFHTADAAEADYSETLELDLGEVVPSLAGPKRPQDRVPLTEMAEHFPRALAALKRERNIPDGGPAKAIIDGREVEIGDGSIVIAAITSCTNTSNPSVMIAAGLLAKKATARGLRSAPWVKTSLGPGSMAVTRYLERAGLIEPLKQLGFHNVGYGCTVCIGNSGPLPEPVSQAIAEKDLCAVSILSGNRNFEGRVHAEVRMNYLASPPLVVAYALAGRIDIDPYEDPLTTDAKGEPVYLRDLWPSEDEVNRAIAENVTAAEFTETYADVFAGDERWQALDAPHSRTYDWPESTYIRKPPYFDGMTLDVGTIADIAGARCLARLGDSITTDHISPAGAIKATTPAGQYLIEHGVAQKDFNSLGSRRGNHEVMMRGTFANIRLRNLMAPGTEGGITRHLPSDEQMSIFDAAMRYQAEGVPAIVIAGKEYGSGSSRDWAAKGPRLLGVRAVIAESYERIHRTNLVCMGVLPLQFLPGETAEGLGLTGEEVFDIVGLDDGRAKAVEVRAQAGDGAVKTFRAKVRIDTPNEVDYFRHGGILHFVLRKLAA
- the purB gene encoding adenylosuccinate lyase, with protein sequence MELSELTAVSPVDGRYGSKTGDLRAIFSEYGLIRHRVLVEVRWLQALAANPEITEVPAFSAHANRILDDLVEGFDVADAQRVKAIERTTNHDVKAVEYFLKERIAGNAELTAVAEFFHFACTSEDINNLCHALMIREGRGQVLLPQIDAVVQAVRDLAHRYADLPMLARTHGQPASPTTLGKEMANTVHRLHGQRTQVAAVALRGKLNGAVGNYNAHLAAYPDIDWPAVTADFVASLGLDWSPYTTQIEPHDYMAELFHALVRLNVVLIDFCRDVWGYIALGYFKQRVVADEVGSSTMPHKVNPIDFENAEGNLGIANAILEHLATKLPISRWQRDLTDSTVLRNLGVGIAHMAIALQSLSRGLGKLEADEKRLADDLDGNWEVLAEPIQMVMRRYGIDRPYERLKALTRGQRIGREQISDFIAALEIPAEAKAQLQALSPATYIGNAAEQAKAV